In Carya illinoinensis cultivar Pawnee chromosome 16, C.illinoinensisPawnee_v1, whole genome shotgun sequence, a single window of DNA contains:
- the LOC122299115 gene encoding disease resistance protein RUN1-like isoform X1, whose product MGTNKIEAILLDFPRGDNMICLHSEAFRKMSNLRLFINQNAQFSAGPNYLSNEIRVLDWPQYPSSFLPSNFRGNNLIEFKMRGSLIKEIGGLKFKNLTDMDLRYCKFLTKISDLSSSPNLEKLNLGHCKNLVEVHHSVGFLDMLLRFSVSGCCKLRILPKRFKLRSLRFFDLGYCSSLEDFPEIECEMGFLHELNLFGTSIKELPSSIENLKGLKTLYLYGTSIKELPSSIGNLPQLQQLYAAGCIDQLRSLRIVKVDSYSQPINIGKVEEDGIQSTPSVVSLGEYEIPSTTTELTTTNSSIFNDGSSSSSAIWKSLSLRVLTLQFCCLSESNFFTNGNYFPALDRLDLSGSDIVIFPAHSVRFPRLRRLCLNNCKKLEEILPLPSSISTFEARECTSLESFAILSEILIKGNGMNFSNFLRIELYGCHKLLANMRPIPSCEERHSKDENWAYPLKVRDINIIFPGKRIPGWFNYCEEAHDSNSCEIDINRLHHWNDIDEIVFYVVFRFRVGIINPRMEKAYICVSIHDGLDWKKLYTENRKFYWTDSDHVWMHWMSYDEQVDISRFRFECKSEVVVFRSVGIHFLKNHEENVRDDIGVPYENDYIDLGYPFSYSNSDEGGDSWLDFMDEKRHSSISELENDDENPKETFGKRHRDEYDSNLEFNMYPQQKRQYSSTMGIIITELENDDEYPKEDMDLELKLGL is encoded by the exons ATG GgaacaaacaaaattgaagcAATTTTGTTAGATTTTCCTAGAGGCGACAACATGATATGCTTGCATTCCGAGGCATTTAGGAAGATGAGCAATCTTCGATTGTTTATAAATCAGAATGCACAATTTTCTGCAGGACCAAATTATCTCTCTAATGAGATAAGAGTGCTTGATTGGCCTCAATATCCTTCATCATTTTTGCCTTCTAATTTTCGTGGAAATAATCTCATTGAATTTAAAATGCGTGGTAGCCTCATCAAGGAGATAGGCGGCCTAAAATTCAAG aACTTGACAGATATGGATTTAAGGTATTGTAAATTCTTAACAAAAATTTCAGATCTTTCAAGTAGCCCAAATTTAGAGAAGTTGAATCTTGGACATTGTAAGAATTTAGTTGAGGTTCATCATTCCGTTGGATTCCTTGATATGCTTTTGAGATTTTCAGTTAGTGGATGTTGCAAGCTTAGGATTTTGCCGAAAAGATTCAAGCTGAGATCTCTACGTTTTTTTGATCTTGGATATTGCTCGAGTCTTGAAGACTTTCCAGAGATTGAATGTGAAATGGGATTTTTACATGAGTTAAATCTGTTCGGCACTAGCATAAAAGAACTACCTTCATCAATTGAGAACCTCAAAGGACTTAAAACGTTATATCTGTATGGCACTAGCATAAAAGAACTACCTTCATCAATTGGTAACCTTCCACAGCTTCAGCAATTATATGCAGCAGGCTGCATTGATCAGTTGCGAAGTCTACGTATTGTCAAAGTCGACAGTTATTCACAACCAATAAACATTGGGAAGGTGGAGGAGGATGGTATACAATCCACACCATCTGTTGTGTCTTTAGGCGAATATGAAATTCCATCAACTACTACAGAATTGACTACAACAAATTCAAGCATTTTTAATGATGGAAGTTCCTCCTCAAGTGCGATTTGGAAATCACTATCGCTAAGAGTTCTAACTCTTCAATTCTGTTGCCTGTCAGAATCAAATTTCTTCACGAATGGTAATTACTTTCCCGCTTTGGATAGGTTAGATCTAAGTGGGAGTGATATTGTTATCTTTCCAGCTCATAGCGTCAGATTTCCTAGGTTGCGTCGCCTTTGTTTGAACAATTGCaagaaacttgaagaaattttacCTCTTCCATCGAGTATATCAACTTTTGAAGCTCGTGAATGCACCTCACTAGAAAGTTTTGCAATACTATCTGAAATACTTATTAAAGGCAATGGAATGAATTTTTCTAACTTCCTGAGGATTGAATTGTATGGATGTCATAAACTGCTTGCGAATATGAGGCCGATTCCTTCATGCGAAGAG AGACATTCTAAGGATGAAAATTGGGCATACCCACTTAAAGTAAGAGATATTAACATTATATTTCCAGGAAAGAGGATTCCAGGCTGGTTCAACTATTGCGAGGAGGCCCATGATAGTAATTCGTGTGAAATAGATATTAATCGATTGCATCATTGGAATGACATAGATGAAATTGTTTTCTATGTTGTTTTTCGATTTAGAGTTGGGATCATTAACCCAAGAATGGAGAAGGCTTATATTTGTGTTAGCATCCATGATGGCTTGGATTGGAAGAAATTATATactgaaaatagaaaattttattggACAGACTCAGACCATGTATGGATGCACTGGATGAGTTACGATGAACAAGTGGATATTTCAAGATTTAGATTTGAATGTAAGTCAGAGGTCGTGGTCTTTAGAAGTGTTGGGATCCATTTCCTAAAGAACCATGAAGAGAACGTAAGAGATGACATAGGTGTGCCCTACGAAAATGATTACATAGATCTTGGTTACCCTTTTTCTTATTCCAATAGTGATGAAGGAGGTGACAGCTGGCTAGATTTCATGGATGAAAAGAGGCATTCCTCAATTTCGGAATTAGAGAATGATGATGAGAATCCAAAGGAAACATTTGGTAAGAGGCATCGTGATGAATATGATTCCAACCTAGAATTCAACATGTACCCTCAACAAAAGAGGCAATATTCCTCAACCATGGGCATCATAATAACGGAATTAGAGAATGATGATGAGTATCCAAAAGAAGATATGGATTTAGAGCTTAAACTTGGGTTATAA
- the LOC122299115 gene encoding disease resistance protein RUN1-like isoform X2 — protein sequence MICLHSEAFRKMSNLRLFINQNAQFSAGPNYLSNEIRVLDWPQYPSSFLPSNFRGNNLIEFKMRGSLIKEIGGLKFKNLTDMDLRYCKFLTKISDLSSSPNLEKLNLGHCKNLVEVHHSVGFLDMLLRFSVSGCCKLRILPKRFKLRSLRFFDLGYCSSLEDFPEIECEMGFLHELNLFGTSIKELPSSIENLKGLKTLYLYGTSIKELPSSIGNLPQLQQLYAAGCIDQLRSLRIVKVDSYSQPINIGKVEEDGIQSTPSVVSLGEYEIPSTTTELTTTNSSIFNDGSSSSSAIWKSLSLRVLTLQFCCLSESNFFTNGNYFPALDRLDLSGSDIVIFPAHSVRFPRLRRLCLNNCKKLEEILPLPSSISTFEARECTSLESFAILSEILIKGNGMNFSNFLRIELYGCHKLLANMRPIPSCEERHSKDENWAYPLKVRDINIIFPGKRIPGWFNYCEEAHDSNSCEIDINRLHHWNDIDEIVFYVVFRFRVGIINPRMEKAYICVSIHDGLDWKKLYTENRKFYWTDSDHVWMHWMSYDEQVDISRFRFECKSEVVVFRSVGIHFLKNHEENVRDDIGVPYENDYIDLGYPFSYSNSDEGGDSWLDFMDEKRHSSISELENDDENPKETFGKRHRDEYDSNLEFNMYPQQKRQYSSTMGIIITELENDDEYPKEDMDLELKLGL from the exons ATGATATGCTTGCATTCCGAGGCATTTAGGAAGATGAGCAATCTTCGATTGTTTATAAATCAGAATGCACAATTTTCTGCAGGACCAAATTATCTCTCTAATGAGATAAGAGTGCTTGATTGGCCTCAATATCCTTCATCATTTTTGCCTTCTAATTTTCGTGGAAATAATCTCATTGAATTTAAAATGCGTGGTAGCCTCATCAAGGAGATAGGCGGCCTAAAATTCAAG aACTTGACAGATATGGATTTAAGGTATTGTAAATTCTTAACAAAAATTTCAGATCTTTCAAGTAGCCCAAATTTAGAGAAGTTGAATCTTGGACATTGTAAGAATTTAGTTGAGGTTCATCATTCCGTTGGATTCCTTGATATGCTTTTGAGATTTTCAGTTAGTGGATGTTGCAAGCTTAGGATTTTGCCGAAAAGATTCAAGCTGAGATCTCTACGTTTTTTTGATCTTGGATATTGCTCGAGTCTTGAAGACTTTCCAGAGATTGAATGTGAAATGGGATTTTTACATGAGTTAAATCTGTTCGGCACTAGCATAAAAGAACTACCTTCATCAATTGAGAACCTCAAAGGACTTAAAACGTTATATCTGTATGGCACTAGCATAAAAGAACTACCTTCATCAATTGGTAACCTTCCACAGCTTCAGCAATTATATGCAGCAGGCTGCATTGATCAGTTGCGAAGTCTACGTATTGTCAAAGTCGACAGTTATTCACAACCAATAAACATTGGGAAGGTGGAGGAGGATGGTATACAATCCACACCATCTGTTGTGTCTTTAGGCGAATATGAAATTCCATCAACTACTACAGAATTGACTACAACAAATTCAAGCATTTTTAATGATGGAAGTTCCTCCTCAAGTGCGATTTGGAAATCACTATCGCTAAGAGTTCTAACTCTTCAATTCTGTTGCCTGTCAGAATCAAATTTCTTCACGAATGGTAATTACTTTCCCGCTTTGGATAGGTTAGATCTAAGTGGGAGTGATATTGTTATCTTTCCAGCTCATAGCGTCAGATTTCCTAGGTTGCGTCGCCTTTGTTTGAACAATTGCaagaaacttgaagaaattttacCTCTTCCATCGAGTATATCAACTTTTGAAGCTCGTGAATGCACCTCACTAGAAAGTTTTGCAATACTATCTGAAATACTTATTAAAGGCAATGGAATGAATTTTTCTAACTTCCTGAGGATTGAATTGTATGGATGTCATAAACTGCTTGCGAATATGAGGCCGATTCCTTCATGCGAAGAG AGACATTCTAAGGATGAAAATTGGGCATACCCACTTAAAGTAAGAGATATTAACATTATATTTCCAGGAAAGAGGATTCCAGGCTGGTTCAACTATTGCGAGGAGGCCCATGATAGTAATTCGTGTGAAATAGATATTAATCGATTGCATCATTGGAATGACATAGATGAAATTGTTTTCTATGTTGTTTTTCGATTTAGAGTTGGGATCATTAACCCAAGAATGGAGAAGGCTTATATTTGTGTTAGCATCCATGATGGCTTGGATTGGAAGAAATTATATactgaaaatagaaaattttattggACAGACTCAGACCATGTATGGATGCACTGGATGAGTTACGATGAACAAGTGGATATTTCAAGATTTAGATTTGAATGTAAGTCAGAGGTCGTGGTCTTTAGAAGTGTTGGGATCCATTTCCTAAAGAACCATGAAGAGAACGTAAGAGATGACATAGGTGTGCCCTACGAAAATGATTACATAGATCTTGGTTACCCTTTTTCTTATTCCAATAGTGATGAAGGAGGTGACAGCTGGCTAGATTTCATGGATGAAAAGAGGCATTCCTCAATTTCGGAATTAGAGAATGATGATGAGAATCCAAAGGAAACATTTGGTAAGAGGCATCGTGATGAATATGATTCCAACCTAGAATTCAACATGTACCCTCAACAAAAGAGGCAATATTCCTCAACCATGGGCATCATAATAACGGAATTAGAGAATGATGATGAGTATCCAAAAGAAGATATGGATTTAGAGCTTAAACTTGGGTTATAA